A genomic window from Streptomyces mirabilis includes:
- a CDS encoding DUF3710 domain-containing protein has product MFGRRKKGSAAEDAAGEAEQVVDSVDTEADEAERERVRLEPEPRPDGPWDDSEVRDPAEGRVDLGGLFVPGVDGMELRVEVAGDAIVAATVVLKDSAIQLQAFAAPKREGIWGEVREEIATGITQQGGVIDEVEGPLGWELRAQVPVQLPDGTGGFQVVRFVGVDGPRWFLRGVISGQGAVQPQAAGLLEQIFRDTVVVRGEGPMAPRDPIVLKLPNDAQMVPEGVQQEEQSGSRFSGGMGQLQRGPEITEVR; this is encoded by the coding sequence GTGTTCGGACGTCGCAAGAAGGGCAGTGCCGCCGAGGACGCGGCGGGCGAGGCCGAGCAGGTCGTCGACAGTGTCGACACTGAGGCGGACGAGGCGGAGCGGGAGCGCGTGAGGCTCGAGCCGGAGCCGCGGCCCGACGGACCCTGGGACGACTCGGAGGTGCGGGACCCCGCCGAGGGCCGCGTGGACCTGGGTGGTCTCTTCGTGCCCGGAGTCGACGGCATGGAGCTGCGGGTCGAGGTCGCGGGCGACGCGATCGTCGCGGCCACCGTCGTCCTCAAGGACAGCGCCATCCAGTTGCAGGCCTTCGCCGCCCCCAAGCGTGAGGGCATCTGGGGCGAGGTGCGCGAGGAGATCGCCACCGGCATCACCCAGCAGGGGGGTGTCATCGACGAGGTCGAGGGCCCCCTGGGCTGGGAGCTGCGGGCGCAGGTGCCGGTGCAGCTGCCGGACGGCACGGGTGGTTTCCAGGTCGTGCGGTTCGTCGGCGTGGACGGGCCCCGCTGGTTCCTGCGTGGAGTGATCTCCGGGCAGGGCGCCGTGCAGCCGCAGGCCGCGGGCCTGCTGGAGCAGATCTTCCGGGACACGGTCGTCGTACGCGGCGAGGGTCCGATGGCCCCGCGCGACCCGATCGTCCTGAAGCTGCCGAACGACGCGCAGATGGTGCCCGAGGGTGTCCAGCAGGAGGAGCAGAGCGGTTCCCGCTTCTCCGGAGGCATGGGACAACTGCAGCGCGGACCGGAGATCACCGAGGTCCGCTAG
- a CDS encoding alginate lyase family protein, with product MRRTALLVTVTALVAGALVWPAARQADAAPVTFAHPGVTVSKSQLDFARTQVNAGAQPWKAAYDQMMASKYADLNRVPKPRATVECGSYSNPNYGCTDEREDAMAAYTDALAWYITRDDRYAKKSIALMDAWSAVIKEHTNSNAPLQTGWAGSSWPKAAELIKYTYTGTWANSGRFATMLRTVYLPEVINGSNSNGNWELSMMEAAVGISVFLEDRTSYDKAIAKFRTRTAAYVYLSSDGALPKTVPSQNLDTTAKIVNYWQGQSTFVTGLTQETCRDFTHTGYGISAISHIAETSRIQGEDLYGTDVGERLRQALGFQSKYQLGEAVPSWLCGGSLTLGLGPVTETGYNALHNRLGIAMTNTQKLTEQNRPSGSNNLFVAWETLTDGDNPN from the coding sequence ATGCGCCGTACCGCACTCCTCGTCACCGTCACCGCCCTCGTCGCGGGCGCCCTCGTCTGGCCCGCCGCCCGACAGGCCGACGCCGCCCCCGTCACCTTCGCGCACCCCGGAGTCACGGTCTCCAAGAGCCAGCTGGACTTCGCCCGCACCCAGGTCAACGCCGGGGCCCAGCCCTGGAAGGCCGCGTACGACCAGATGATGGCGAGCAAGTACGCCGACCTGAACCGCGTCCCGAAGCCCCGCGCGACCGTGGAGTGCGGCTCCTACTCCAACCCCAACTACGGCTGCACGGACGAGCGCGAGGACGCGATGGCCGCGTACACCGACGCCCTCGCCTGGTACATCACCCGCGACGACCGGTACGCGAAGAAGTCGATCGCCCTGATGGACGCCTGGTCGGCCGTGATCAAGGAGCACACCAACAGCAACGCGCCCCTGCAGACCGGCTGGGCCGGCTCCTCCTGGCCCAAGGCCGCCGAGCTCATCAAGTACACCTACACCGGTACCTGGGCCAACTCCGGCCGCTTCGCGACCATGCTGCGCACCGTCTACCTCCCCGAGGTCATCAACGGCTCCAACTCCAACGGGAACTGGGAACTGTCGATGATGGAGGCCGCCGTCGGCATCTCCGTCTTCCTCGAGGACCGGACGTCGTACGACAAGGCCATCGCGAAGTTCCGGACCCGTACGGCCGCGTACGTCTACCTCTCCTCCGACGGCGCGCTGCCCAAGACCGTGCCGAGCCAGAACCTCGACACCACCGCGAAGATCGTCAACTACTGGCAGGGGCAGTCCACCTTCGTCACGGGCCTCACTCAGGAGACCTGCCGCGACTTCACGCACACCGGGTACGGCATCTCGGCCATCTCGCACATCGCCGAGACCAGCCGGATCCAGGGGGAGGACCTGTACGGCACCGATGTCGGCGAGCGGCTGCGGCAGGCGCTCGGATTCCAGTCGAAGTACCAGCTGGGTGAGGCGGTGCCGAGCTGGCTGTGTGGTGGTTCCCTCACCCTCGGGCTGGGTCCGGTGACCGAGACCGGCTACAACGCCCTGCACAACCGCCTGGGCATCGCCATGACCAACACCCAGAAGCTGACCGAGCAGAACCGGCCGTCCGGCAGCAACAACCTCTTCGTCGCCTGGGAGACTCTCACCGACGGGGACAACCCCAACTGA
- a CDS encoding ABC transporter ATP-binding protein: MSQVEVATKTMVRVENVHRWYGGGADVVPALRGVSFDVPRGELVALTGRPGSGRTTLLNLVGGLDEPDAGRITVDGLALEGLGEDGLLELRRDRIGFVFQPLGLIPLLTVAENVGVPLRLRGVGEHAREERITRLLSLVGLTDHAARRPGELTPGQQQRVAIARALAGDPALLVADEFAAGLDAATGRALMELLRTLVHGEQVTALVAPSRATPLDLADRVLELCDGEIVEH, translated from the coding sequence ATGAGCCAGGTCGAGGTCGCCACGAAGACCATGGTGCGCGTCGAGAACGTGCATCGCTGGTACGGCGGTGGAGCCGACGTCGTACCCGCCCTGCGCGGAGTCTCCTTCGACGTGCCACGTGGCGAACTCGTCGCCCTCACCGGCCGCCCCGGGTCCGGCAGGACCACACTCCTCAACCTGGTGGGCGGGCTCGACGAACCGGACGCGGGGCGGATCACCGTCGACGGGCTGGCACTGGAGGGGCTCGGCGAGGACGGCCTGCTGGAACTGCGCCGGGACCGGATCGGCTTCGTCTTCCAGCCCCTCGGGCTCATCCCGCTGCTCACCGTCGCCGAGAACGTCGGTGTGCCGCTGCGGCTGCGCGGGGTCGGGGAGCACGCGCGCGAGGAGCGGATCACGCGACTGCTCTCCCTCGTCGGGCTCACCGACCACGCGGCGCGCCGACCCGGGGAGCTCACTCCGGGGCAGCAACAGCGCGTGGCGATCGCGCGCGCCCTCGCGGGCGACCCCGCGCTTCTCGTCGCCGACGAGTTCGCGGCCGGACTCGACGCGGCGACCGGCCGTGCCCTGATGGAGCTGCTGCGCACACTCGTCCACGGCGAACAGGTGACGGCGCTGGTCGCCCCCTCCCGGGCGACCCCGCTCGACCTGGCCGATCGGGTCCTGGAGCTCTGCGACGGAGAGATCGTCGAGCACTGA
- a CDS encoding sensor histidine kinase KdpD: MGRGKLRIYLGAAPGVGKTYAMLSEAHRRVERGTDCVVAFVEHHHRPRTEVMLHGLEQIPRKHLDYRGSAFTEMDVDAVLLRAPAVALVDELAHTNVPGSRNAKRWQDVEELLAAGIDVVSTVNIQHLESLGDVVESITGVRQRETVPDEVVRRADQIELVDMSPPALRRRMAHGNIYKPDKVDAALSNYFRPGNLTALRELALLWVADRVDEYLTEYRSEHRVSKIWGSRERIVVGLTGGPEGRTLIRRAARLAEKGAGGEVMAVYIARSDGLTSASPKELAVQRTLVEDLGGTFHHVVGDDIPVALLDFARGVNATQIVLGSSRRKTWQYVFGPGVGATVARESGPDLDVHIVTHEEVAKGRGLPVARGARLGRSRIIWGWVVGVGGPVALALLLNTIDLGLANDMLLFLTVTVAAALLGGLFPALASAAFGSLLLNYFYTPPLHRLTIADPKNIVAIAIFVGVAVSVASVVDLAARRTHQAARLRAESEILSFLAGSVLRGETSLEALLERVRETFGMESVALLERAGDVDPWTCAGSVGPRSPKRPEDADVDMPVGDHMALALSGRVLPASDRRVLAAFAAQAAVVLDRQRLQHEADQAKELAEGNRIRTALLAAVSHDLRTPLAAIKAAVSSLRSDDVAWSEEDRAELLEAIEEGADRLDHLVGNLLDMSRLQTGTVTPLIREIDLDEVVPMALGGVPEGSAELDIPETLPMVAVDPGLLERAVANLVENAVKYSPIDEPVLVSASAMANRVEVRVVDRGPGVPDEAKDRIFAPFQRYGDAPRGAGVGLGLAVARGFAEAMGGTLNAEDTPGGGLTMVLTVRAVDSLPDLATATAERQAS, from the coding sequence ATGGGACGCGGCAAGCTTCGGATCTACCTCGGTGCGGCACCGGGCGTCGGCAAGACGTACGCGATGCTCTCCGAGGCGCACCGCCGGGTGGAGCGGGGCACCGACTGCGTCGTCGCCTTCGTGGAACACCACCACCGGCCGCGCACCGAGGTGATGCTGCACGGCCTGGAGCAGATTCCGCGCAAGCATCTCGACTACCGCGGCTCCGCCTTCACCGAGATGGACGTGGACGCCGTACTGCTCCGCGCCCCGGCCGTCGCCCTGGTGGACGAACTCGCGCACACCAATGTCCCCGGTTCCCGCAACGCCAAGCGCTGGCAGGACGTGGAAGAGCTGCTCGCCGCCGGGATCGACGTCGTCTCCACCGTCAACATCCAGCACCTGGAGTCACTGGGCGACGTCGTGGAGTCCATCACGGGCGTACGGCAGCGCGAGACGGTGCCGGACGAGGTCGTACGGCGGGCGGACCAGATCGAGCTGGTCGACATGTCGCCGCCCGCGCTGCGCCGTCGTATGGCGCACGGCAACATCTACAAGCCGGACAAGGTCGACGCGGCGCTGTCCAACTACTTCCGGCCCGGCAACCTGACCGCGCTGCGCGAGCTGGCGCTGCTGTGGGTGGCCGACCGGGTCGACGAGTACCTGACCGAGTACCGCAGTGAGCACCGGGTCTCGAAGATCTGGGGTTCGCGGGAGCGGATCGTGGTCGGGCTGACCGGTGGTCCCGAGGGGCGCACACTGATCCGCCGGGCCGCGCGGCTCGCGGAGAAGGGCGCGGGCGGCGAGGTCATGGCCGTCTACATAGCCCGCAGCGACGGACTGACCTCCGCCTCGCCCAAGGAACTGGCGGTCCAACGCACACTGGTGGAGGACCTGGGCGGCACCTTCCACCACGTCGTCGGCGACGACATACCGGTCGCGCTGCTCGACTTCGCGCGCGGGGTGAACGCCACCCAGATCGTGCTGGGCTCCTCGCGCCGCAAGACCTGGCAGTACGTCTTCGGGCCCGGCGTCGGCGCCACCGTCGCCCGGGAGTCGGGCCCCGACCTGGACGTCCACATCGTCACCCACGAGGAGGTCGCCAAGGGGCGCGGGCTACCGGTCGCCCGGGGCGCGCGGCTCGGCCGCTCCCGGATCATCTGGGGCTGGGTGGTCGGCGTGGGCGGCCCGGTGGCGCTGGCCCTGCTGCTGAACACCATCGACCTCGGCCTCGCCAACGACATGCTGCTGTTCCTGACGGTGACGGTCGCGGCGGCGCTGCTCGGCGGGCTCTTCCCGGCCCTCGCCTCGGCGGCCTTCGGATCGCTGCTGCTGAACTACTTCTACACGCCGCCACTGCACCGGCTGACGATCGCCGACCCGAAGAACATCGTCGCCATCGCGATCTTCGTCGGGGTCGCCGTCTCCGTGGCCTCCGTCGTGGACCTCGCCGCCCGGCGTACGCACCAGGCGGCCCGGCTGCGCGCCGAGTCGGAGATCCTCTCCTTCCTCGCGGGCAGCGTGCTGCGCGGCGAGACCAGCCTGGAGGCCCTGCTGGAGCGGGTCCGGGAGACCTTCGGCATGGAGTCCGTCGCCCTGCTGGAGCGGGCCGGCGACGTCGACCCGTGGACGTGCGCGGGCAGCGTGGGCCCCCGGTCGCCGAAGCGGCCCGAGGACGCGGACGTGGACATGCCGGTCGGCGACCACATGGCGCTCGCCCTCTCCGGACGCGTCCTGCCCGCCTCCGACCGTCGGGTGCTCGCCGCCTTCGCCGCCCAGGCCGCGGTCGTCCTGGACCGCCAGCGCCTCCAGCACGAGGCCGACCAGGCCAAGGAGCTGGCCGAGGGCAATCGCATCCGCACCGCGCTGCTCGCCGCGGTGAGCCACGACCTGCGGACCCCGCTGGCCGCGATCAAGGCCGCCGTGTCCTCGCTGCGGTCCGACGACGTGGCCTGGTCGGAGGAGGACCGGGCGGAGCTCCTGGAGGCGATCGAGGAGGGCGCCGACCGGCTCGACCACCTCGTGGGCAACCTGCTCGACATGTCCCGCCTGCAGACCGGCACGGTCACCCCGCTGATCCGCGAGATCGACCTGGACGAGGTGGTCCCGATGGCGCTGGGCGGCGTACCGGAGGGCAGTGCCGAGCTGGACATCCCCGAGACGCTCCCCATGGTCGCCGTCGACCCCGGTCTGCTGGAGCGCGCGGTCGCCAACCTCGTCGAGAACGCCGTCAAGTACAGCCCCATCGACGAACCGGTCCTGGTGTCCGCGAGCGCCATGGCGAACCGGGTGGAAGTACGGGTGGTGGACCGTGGCCCCGGCGTCCCCGACGAGGCCAAGGACCGCATCTTCGCGCCCTTCCAGCGCTACGGCGACGCTCCCCGCGGCGCGGGCGTCGGCCTCGGCCTCGCGGTCGCCCGCGGCTTCGCCGAGGCGATGGGCGGCACACTGAACGCCGAGGACACGCCTGGCGGCGGACTCACCATGGTGCTCACGGTCCGGGCGGTGGACAGCCTGCCCGACCTGGCCACGGCAACAGCAGAAAGGCAGGCTTCATGA
- a CDS encoding response regulator, translating to MTRVLVVDDEPQIVRALVINLKARHYEVDAAADGAGALQLAAARHPDVVVLDLGLPDMDGVEVIKGLRGWTRVPILVLSARHSSDEKVEALDAGADDYVTKPFGMDELLARLRAAVRRAEPTGGGEDDVVVDTEDFTVDLAAKKVNREGRDVRLTPTEWHLLEVLVRNTGRLVSQKQLLQEVWGPSYGTETNYLRVYMAQLRRKLEVDPSHPRHFVTEPGMGYRFEK from the coding sequence ATGACCAGGGTGCTCGTGGTCGACGACGAGCCGCAGATCGTACGTGCCCTCGTGATCAACCTGAAGGCACGGCACTACGAGGTCGACGCGGCCGCCGACGGCGCCGGCGCGCTCCAGCTCGCCGCCGCCCGCCATCCCGATGTCGTCGTTCTCGACCTCGGGCTGCCCGACATGGACGGCGTAGAGGTGATCAAGGGGCTGCGCGGCTGGACCCGGGTGCCGATCCTGGTGCTCTCGGCCCGGCACTCCTCGGACGAGAAGGTCGAGGCGCTCGACGCGGGCGCCGACGACTACGTCACCAAGCCCTTCGGCATGGACGAACTGCTGGCCCGGTTGCGGGCCGCCGTGCGCCGCGCGGAGCCGACCGGGGGCGGCGAGGACGACGTCGTCGTCGACACCGAGGACTTCACGGTCGACCTGGCCGCCAAGAAGGTCAACCGGGAGGGACGGGACGTACGGCTCACCCCCACGGAGTGGCACCTGCTGGAGGTGCTGGTGCGCAACACCGGCCGCCTGGTCAGCCAGAAGCAGCTGCTCCAGGAGGTGTGGGGACCGTCGTACGGCACCGAGACGAACTACCTGCGGGTCTACATGGCACAGCTGCGCCGCAAGCTGGAGGTGGACCCCTCGCATCCTCGGCACTTCGTCACGGAGCCGGGGATGGGATACCGGTTCGAGAAGTAG
- a CDS encoding OB-fold nucleic acid binding domain-containing protein — MSAVPRSEKPAGRFRRMIDRLSSSQEDLESEELREDSETAGCTRIGDCHDRQIVTVTGTLRTVTLRPRAGVPALEAELFDGSAALDVVWLGRRSIVGIEPGRKLIASGRISMSRGRRVLFNPKYELRPLGRE, encoded by the coding sequence ATGAGTGCTGTTCCTCGTTCCGAAAAGCCGGCGGGCCGGTTCCGGCGCATGATCGACCGGCTCTCCTCGTCCCAGGAGGACCTGGAGTCCGAGGAGCTGCGCGAGGACTCCGAGACCGCGGGCTGTACCCGGATCGGTGACTGCCACGACCGGCAGATCGTCACGGTTACTGGTACGTTGCGCACGGTCACTCTGCGCCCACGGGCCGGAGTCCCGGCCCTGGAGGCCGAGCTGTTCGACGGTTCGGCCGCCCTGGACGTGGTGTGGCTCGGCAGACGCTCCATCGTGGGCATAGAGCCGGGACGCAAGTTGATCGCCTCGGGCCGGATCTCGATGAGCCGGGGCCGTAGGGTGCTGTTCAATCCGAAGTACGAACTCAGACCCCTTGGACGGGAGTAG
- a CDS encoding DUF3159 domain-containing protein codes for MTSLDKPTEDAQAAQQDARAVTEAALFEAFGGVRGMVETVVPGLLFVTIFTINKNLHWSAIAALGVSLLLVVVRLAMRGTVKHAFSGVFGVAFGVVFAMMTGNAKDFYLPGMLYTLGLAIAYIVTTLAGMPLIGLILGPVFKENLSWRTRNPGRKKAYAKASWAWGLILLAKCAILFPLYWWANTAQLGWVLITLKIPPFLLAVWLTWVFLAKAPAPIDVFAEMEAEEQAEKERKAALGNESGDEATAGRHRRDA; via the coding sequence GTGACGTCGCTCGACAAGCCGACCGAAGACGCCCAGGCCGCCCAGCAGGATGCGCGGGCGGTGACCGAGGCCGCACTCTTCGAGGCGTTCGGCGGCGTGCGGGGCATGGTCGAGACGGTGGTGCCCGGCCTGCTCTTCGTCACCATCTTCACGATCAACAAGAACCTGCACTGGTCGGCGATCGCCGCCCTCGGGGTGTCCCTGCTGCTGGTCGTGGTCCGCCTCGCGATGCGGGGCACCGTCAAGCACGCCTTCAGCGGCGTCTTCGGCGTCGCCTTCGGTGTGGTCTTCGCGATGATGACGGGCAACGCCAAGGACTTCTATCTGCCGGGCATGCTCTACACGCTCGGCCTGGCCATCGCCTACATCGTCACGACCCTCGCGGGCATGCCTCTGATCGGTCTGATCCTCGGTCCGGTGTTCAAGGAGAACCTCTCCTGGCGCACCCGCAACCCCGGCCGCAAGAAGGCGTACGCGAAGGCCAGTTGGGCCTGGGGTCTGATCCTGCTCGCCAAGTGCGCGATCCTCTTCCCGCTCTACTGGTGGGCCAACACGGCACAACTGGGCTGGGTCCTGATCACGCTGAAGATCCCGCCCTTCCTCCTCGCCGTCTGGCTGACCTGGGTGTTCCTGGCCAAGGCCCCCGCCCCCATCGACGTGTTCGCCGAGATGGAGGCGGAGGAGCAGGCCGAGAAGGAGCGCAAGGCCGCCCTCGGGAACGAGTCCGGTGACGAGGCCACGGCCGGCCGTCACCGCCGCGACGCGTAG